A stretch of Rhizobium sp. TH2 DNA encodes these proteins:
- a CDS encoding LysR family transcriptional regulator — protein sequence MKFDERHLVQLAAVVQSGGVTEGAALLGLAQPAVSRTLSMLEKRVGEPLFVRGKRPLQPTALGRALAEHGKAMLAASRKASETIESFRVGKSGVVRVGGTPFFMDALIAPMIAEFQTRHPDVRVDLTYGYFPDLRAALQADQIDLAICPIDILDEGSGMTFQQILPGRNVIACSVTHPLLLKRRPQPAHLLDYPWIAPPPGSPLMADLRGMLLSFGATEIKIRYSGGSLMSVVNYLKTSQALTIMPHSVVFALRNEKSITALPVTIPHPDRALGLLKRADAPRVPAIDQFARYIGTSFEDLKSLIKRHEQAVVWGM from the coding sequence ATGAAGTTCGACGAACGACATCTTGTCCAGCTCGCCGCCGTGGTCCAGTCCGGTGGCGTCACCGAAGGCGCGGCCCTGCTGGGGTTGGCCCAGCCGGCGGTGTCGCGCACCCTGTCGATGTTGGAGAAGCGTGTCGGCGAGCCGCTGTTCGTCAGGGGCAAGCGGCCATTGCAGCCCACGGCACTCGGGCGGGCACTGGCCGAACATGGCAAGGCCATGCTGGCGGCCAGCCGCAAGGCATCGGAAACCATCGAGAGTTTTCGCGTCGGCAAGAGCGGCGTCGTCAGAGTCGGTGGTACGCCGTTCTTCATGGATGCGCTGATCGCGCCGATGATCGCCGAGTTCCAGACCCGTCATCCCGACGTGCGGGTGGATCTCACCTATGGCTATTTCCCCGATCTTCGCGCCGCCCTGCAGGCCGACCAGATCGACCTTGCCATCTGCCCGATCGATATCCTTGATGAAGGTTCCGGCATGACCTTCCAGCAGATCCTACCCGGCCGCAACGTGATCGCCTGCAGCGTCACGCATCCGCTGCTGCTCAAGAGGCGGCCGCAGCCCGCGCATCTACTCGATTATCCCTGGATCGCGCCGCCGCCGGGCAGTCCGCTGATGGCCGACCTGCGCGGCATGCTGCTGTCCTTCGGGGCGACCGAGATCAAGATCCGCTATTCCGGCGGATCGCTGATGAGCGTGGTGAACTACCTCAAGACATCGCAGGCGTTGACGATCATGCCGCACAGCGTGGTCTTCGCGCTGCGCAACGAAAAATCGATCACTGCCCTGCCGGTGACCATCCCGCATCCCGATCGCGCGCTGGGGCTGCTGAAACGCGCCGATGCACCGCGTGTGCCGGCCATCGACCAGTTCGCGCGCTACATCGGCACGTCATTCGAGGATCTGAAATCGCTGATCAAGCGGCATGAACAGGCGGTGGTATGGGGGATGTAG
- a CDS encoding dioxygenase, which produces MRQAKPAPSFSESNSADIFAERLAGVEQKPLPQILAAAVQHLHALIRDFRPTPEEWKRVIAFLTEVGHASDERRQEWVLLSDLLGASALVEEINSRRPRGATPNTVRGPFYRADAPHYPLGASISLDGVGERLLVSGRARDLDGQPIAGAVIETWQANAQGFYENQQPDMQPEFNLRGIFKTGQDGAFHYSTVRPSGYGVPDDGPVGMLFKQAGYSLRRPAHLHFMVSAPGFEPITTHIFDASDPHLAGDAIFGVKQELVVDFEEAGDGWKADVTFVMARSRNGVRT; this is translated from the coding sequence ATGCGGCAGGCAAAGCCAGCGCCGAGTTTCAGCGAGAGCAATTCCGCTGACATTTTCGCTGAGCGCCTTGCCGGCGTCGAGCAGAAGCCGCTGCCGCAAATTCTCGCCGCCGCCGTCCAGCATCTCCACGCCCTGATCCGTGATTTCCGCCCGACGCCGGAGGAATGGAAGCGCGTGATCGCCTTCCTCACCGAAGTCGGCCATGCCAGCGACGAGCGTCGCCAGGAATGGGTTCTGCTGTCGGACCTGCTGGGCGCTTCGGCACTGGTTGAGGAAATCAATTCCCGCCGCCCCAGGGGCGCGACGCCCAATACGGTGCGTGGCCCCTTCTATCGCGCCGATGCCCCGCACTATCCGCTCGGCGCTTCGATTTCGCTCGACGGCGTTGGCGAGCGCTTGCTCGTTTCGGGCAGAGCGCGGGATCTCGACGGCCAGCCGATCGCGGGCGCGGTCATTGAGACGTGGCAGGCCAATGCGCAGGGTTTTTATGAGAACCAGCAGCCGGATATGCAGCCGGAGTTCAATCTGCGCGGCATCTTCAAGACCGGCCAGGATGGCGCATTCCATTACAGCACGGTGCGGCCCTCCGGCTACGGCGTGCCCGATGATGGGCCTGTCGGCATGCTGTTCAAGCAGGCGGGCTATTCGTTGCGCCGGCCGGCGCATCTGCATTTCATGGTCAGCGCGCCGGGCTTCGAACCCATTACCACCCACATCTTCGACGCCAGCGACCCGCATCTCGCAGGCGACGCAATTTTCGGCGTGAAGCAGGAACTGGTCGTCGATTTCGAAGAGGCTGGCGATGGCTGGAAGGCTGACGTGACCTTCGTGATGGCGCGGTCGAGAAATGGAGTACGCACATGA
- a CDS encoding maleylacetate reductase, which translates to MSRLFTYQGSAAHIVFGEGRSQTAGEWVEKLGCSHALVLSTPHQKADAEALSARLGPLSSGVFAGAVMHTPVEVTETAMQVVRDSGADCVVSLGGGSTTGLGKAIAYRTDLPQIVIPTTYAGSEVTSILGQTEGGRKTTIKDRRILPEVVIYDAGLTTGLPVTLSVTSGLNAMAHALEALYAQDRNPISSLMASEGLRAFKSALPAIVATPGDLSVRADALYGAWLCGTVLGTVGMALHHKICHTLGGTFDTPHAETHAIMLPHTAGFNAVAVPELLTPVAEIFGGSVGGGLWDFASSIGAPMALRELGLTETDLDRASQIAVENPYWNPRPIDRRSIRELLQQAWEGNRPNEA; encoded by the coding sequence ATGAGCCGACTGTTCACATATCAGGGCAGCGCGGCCCATATCGTGTTCGGCGAAGGTCGTAGCCAGACGGCAGGCGAGTGGGTCGAGAAGCTCGGCTGCAGCCATGCGCTCGTGCTCTCGACACCGCACCAGAAGGCAGATGCCGAAGCGCTGTCAGCAAGGCTCGGCCCGCTTTCATCAGGCGTCTTCGCCGGCGCGGTGATGCACACGCCGGTGGAGGTGACCGAAACCGCGATGCAAGTCGTTCGCGATAGCGGCGCCGATTGCGTCGTCTCGCTCGGCGGCGGTTCGACCACCGGCCTGGGCAAGGCGATCGCCTATCGCACCGACCTGCCGCAGATCGTCATTCCCACCACCTATGCCGGCTCGGAAGTGACTTCGATCCTCGGCCAGACCGAGGGCGGCCGCAAGACCACGATCAAAGATCGCAGAATACTGCCGGAAGTGGTGATCTATGACGCCGGCTTGACCACCGGCTTGCCCGTCACACTCTCGGTTACGTCAGGGCTCAACGCCATGGCGCATGCGCTCGAGGCTCTCTACGCGCAGGACCGCAACCCGATCTCCAGCCTGATGGCATCAGAGGGCCTGCGTGCCTTCAAGTCCGCGCTGCCAGCTATCGTGGCGACGCCAGGCGACCTCTCTGTCCGGGCAGATGCCCTCTATGGCGCCTGGCTCTGCGGCACGGTGCTCGGCACGGTCGGCATGGCGCTGCATCACAAGATCTGTCACACGCTGGGCGGCACGTTCGATACGCCGCATGCCGAAACGCATGCGATCATGCTGCCGCATACCGCAGGCTTCAATGCCGTCGCCGTGCCTGAATTGCTGACGCCGGTCGCCGAGATTTTCGGCGGATCGGTGGGCGGTGGTCTCTGGGATTTTGCTAGCTCGATCGGTGCGCCCATGGCGCTCCGGGAACTCGGCCTGACCGAAACCGATCTCGATCGCGCAAGCCAGATCGCCGTCGAAAATCCCTATTGGAATCCGCGGCCGATCGACCGCCGGTCGATCCGCGAACTTTTGCAGCAGGCGTGGGAAGGCAATCGCCCGAACGAGGCCTGA